One Deltaproteobacteria bacterium DNA window includes the following coding sequences:
- a CDS encoding long-chain fatty acid--CoA ligase, translating to MAEHFDSLVDLGEKSCAKHAARDLFGTKTGSDWTWTTYAQFKGQVDACRAGLAHLGVGRGDKVAIVSDNRTEWAVACYATYGRAAAFVPMYEAQKADEWAFILEDSACKVVLGAKKATYEKLVALQKDLPALTRVIGIDLPTDHPASFQTLLAAGAGTPVPAERPTPADTAGLIYTSGTTGKPKGVILSHGNICSNINAIHDVFVFTTDDRSLSFLPWAHSFGQTCELHGLLSMGCSIAINDEIPNLIANLALVKPTILFAVPRIFNRIYAGVNEQIAERPAVIQALFRRGIAAATRQRRGESLGLADRLVLLLADRLIFSSIRARFGGRLKYAVSGSAALNPDVANFIDALGIEVYEGYGLTETSPIATANYPGHRKIGSVGKPIPGVRIVIDRVVTGDDQHGEIVIYGPNVMQGYHNRPDENAAVLMPDGGFRSGDMGYLAPDGYLYITGRIKEQYKLETGKYVVPSPLEEELKLSPYIANVMLHGANKPFNVALIVPDAEAVGRWVRENGVGTGEVTNNERVRELIADEIKKHSGSFKSYERPEKFVLVSEDFTVDNGMLTPTLKVKRRSVLARYQKQLEALY from the coding sequence ATGGCCGAACACTTCGACAGCCTCGTAGACCTCGGGGAGAAGAGCTGCGCCAAGCATGCCGCCCGAGATCTCTTCGGGACCAAGACGGGCAGCGACTGGACCTGGACGACGTACGCCCAGTTCAAGGGCCAGGTGGACGCCTGCCGCGCCGGACTCGCGCACCTCGGCGTCGGGCGCGGCGACAAGGTGGCGATCGTCTCGGACAACCGGACCGAGTGGGCGGTCGCCTGCTACGCGACCTACGGCCGCGCGGCGGCCTTCGTTCCGATGTACGAGGCGCAGAAGGCCGACGAATGGGCGTTCATCCTCGAGGACTCGGCGTGCAAGGTGGTGCTCGGCGCCAAGAAAGCGACCTACGAGAAGCTGGTCGCGCTGCAGAAGGACTTGCCGGCGCTCACCCGCGTGATCGGTATCGACCTCCCGACCGACCATCCGGCCAGCTTCCAGACGCTGCTCGCGGCGGGCGCCGGCACGCCGGTGCCCGCCGAGCGGCCGACGCCGGCGGATACCGCAGGCCTCATCTACACGTCGGGGACCACCGGCAAACCGAAAGGCGTAATCCTCTCCCACGGCAACATCTGCTCCAACATCAACGCCATTCACGACGTCTTCGTCTTCACGACCGACGACCGTTCGCTCTCGTTCCTGCCGTGGGCACACTCCTTCGGCCAGACGTGCGAGCTACACGGCCTGCTCAGCATGGGATGCTCCATCGCCATCAACGACGAGATCCCGAACCTGATCGCGAATCTCGCGCTCGTGAAGCCGACGATCCTCTTCGCCGTTCCGCGCATCTTCAATCGCATCTACGCCGGCGTGAACGAGCAGATCGCCGAGCGTCCCGCAGTCATCCAGGCGCTCTTTCGCCGTGGCATCGCCGCCGCGACGCGCCAGCGCCGCGGCGAGTCGCTCGGCCTCGCCGATCGGCTCGTGCTGCTTCTTGCGGACCGGCTCATCTTCTCGTCCATCCGGGCCCGCTTCGGTGGCCGCCTCAAGTACGCCGTGAGCGGCAGCGCCGCGCTGAATCCCGACGTCGCGAATTTCATCGATGCGCTCGGCATCGAGGTGTACGAGGGCTACGGCCTCACCGAGACGAGCCCGATCGCGACCGCCAACTATCCCGGGCATCGCAAGATCGGCAGCGTCGGCAAGCCGATTCCGGGCGTGCGCATCGTCATCGACAGGGTCGTCACCGGCGACGACCAGCACGGTGAGATCGTCATCTATGGCCCGAACGTGATGCAGGGCTACCACAACCGACCTGACGAGAACGCGGCGGTGCTCATGCCGGACGGCGGATTTCGCTCGGGCGACATGGGGTATCTCGCGCCCGACGGCTACCTCTACATCACGGGAAGGATCAAGGAGCAGTATAAGCTCGAGACCGGCAAGTACGTCGTGCCCTCGCCGCTCGAGGAGGAGCTGAAGCTCTCACCCTACATCGCCAACGTGATGCTGCACGGCGCCAACAAGCCCTTCAACGTGGCGCTGATCGTGCCGGACGCGGAAGCGGTCGGCCGCTGGGTACGGGAGAATGGGGTGGGTACCGGCGAGGTGACCAACAACGAGCGGGTCCGGGAACTGATAGCCGATGAGATCAAGAAGCACAGCGGGTCGTTCAAGAGCTACGAGCGCCCGGAGAAGTTCGTGCTGGTGAGCGAGGACTTCACGGTCGACAACGGCATGCTGACGCCGACCCTCAAGGTGAAACGCCGCAGCGTGCTCGCCCGCTACCAGAAGCAGCTCGAGGCGCTCTACTAG
- a CDS encoding glutathione S-transferase: MRVELYYWPTIQGRGEFVRLLLEEAGADYVDVARAKGGVAAMMRFLEGEEPGALPFAPPFVKGGDAVVSQTANILAHLAPKFGLVPDAEALRAEASQIQLTIADFVGEIHDTHHPIAGGLYYEDQKREAKRRAQDFVQERMPKYLGWLEDLLARNEKSEGRWLVGRDLTYVDLSAFQVIEGLRYAFPNAMARIEPKIPRLVALRDRVAQRPRIATYLTSERRLPFNQQGIFRRYPELDAPAPRRVARGARGRKGRR; this comes from the coding sequence ATGCGAGTCGAGCTCTACTACTGGCCGACGATCCAGGGGCGCGGCGAGTTCGTGCGCCTCTTGCTCGAGGAGGCGGGCGCCGACTACGTCGACGTCGCGCGAGCGAAGGGGGGAGTGGCGGCGATGATGCGATTCCTCGAGGGCGAGGAGCCGGGCGCGCTGCCGTTCGCGCCGCCGTTCGTGAAGGGGGGTGATGCGGTCGTGTCGCAGACCGCCAACATCCTCGCCCATCTCGCACCAAAGTTCGGGCTCGTGCCCGACGCCGAGGCGCTCCGCGCCGAGGCGAGCCAGATCCAGCTCACGATCGCCGACTTCGTCGGCGAGATCCACGACACCCACCATCCGATCGCCGGGGGCCTGTACTACGAGGACCAGAAGAGGGAGGCGAAGCGGCGTGCGCAGGACTTCGTCCAGGAGCGGATGCCGAAATACCTCGGCTGGCTCGAGGACCTGCTCGCGCGCAACGAGAAGAGCGAGGGACGGTGGCTGGTCGGGCGCGATCTCACGTATGTCGACCTGTCCGCGTTCCAGGTGATCGAGGGGCTGCGCTACGCCTTCCCGAATGCGATGGCGCGGATCGAGCCGAAGATCCCCCGGTTGGTCGCGCTGCGCGATCGCGTCGCCCAGCGGCCGCGGATCGCCACGTACCTGACATCGGAGCGGCGGCTGCCGTTCAACCAGCAGGGCATCTTCCGGAGGTATCCCGAGCTGGATGCGCCGGCGCCGCGTCGGGTGGCGCGCGGCGCTCGCGGGCGAAAGGGGCGGCGGTAG
- a CDS encoding MBL fold metallo-hydrolase encodes MSRRPAIRNTGALRQRPDCLSPADRHNADSVRPVAILAALLIAWSGLPAHAGAPRDGDVFTNTAGSRPWPGPDITLPFFARKAWTSLVGRDGAAPRVPYDRAAMLENPSLTWIGHSTLLVRMDGVTFMTDPIFSERASPVSFAGPKRLVPPGVPLDELPPIDFVTLSHDHYDHTDLASIEALARRGTRFVAGLRMGDLVRDVGGEVVELDWGESVQMGAVRVHCVPAQHFSGRSIVGHGRRLWAGWVIEGPTRRFYHAGDSGYFDGFRALRERFGRIDVAALPIGAYEPAEIMRFVHLDPDEAVRAALDLEARHTVAMHWGTFDLTDEPPDEPPRRFRAAAEAANLGPDRAWVLAVGETRRW; translated from the coding sequence ATGTCACGACGTCCCGCGATCCGAAACACGGGCGCGCTCCGGCAACGCCCCGATTGCCTCTCCCCCGCCGATCGGCACAATGCTGATTCGGTGCGCCCGGTCGCGATCCTCGCCGCCCTCCTGATCGCCTGGAGCGGCCTCCCGGCCCACGCCGGCGCCCCGCGCGACGGCGACGTCTTCACGAACACGGCCGGCTCCCGACCATGGCCGGGTCCCGACATCACCCTGCCCTTCTTCGCGCGCAAGGCATGGACGTCGCTCGTCGGGCGGGACGGCGCCGCGCCGCGGGTGCCCTACGATCGCGCCGCCATGCTCGAGAACCCGAGCCTCACGTGGATCGGCCACTCGACGCTGCTCGTCCGCATGGACGGTGTGACATTCATGACCGACCCGATCTTCTCCGAGCGCGCGAGCCCGGTGTCGTTCGCCGGGCCGAAGCGGCTCGTCCCGCCAGGTGTCCCGCTCGACGAGCTGCCGCCGATCGACTTCGTGACGCTGTCGCACGACCACTACGACCACACCGACCTGGCGTCCATCGAGGCGCTCGCCAGGCGGGGCACGCGCTTCGTCGCCGGCCTGCGGATGGGCGACCTCGTCCGCGACGTCGGCGGCGAGGTGGTCGAGCTCGACTGGGGGGAGAGCGTGCAGATGGGCGCCGTCCGGGTGCACTGCGTGCCCGCGCAGCACTTCTCGGGACGCTCCATCGTCGGGCACGGACGGCGCCTGTGGGCGGGATGGGTCATCGAGGGGCCCACGCGCCGCTTCTACCACGCCGGCGACAGCGGCTACTTCGACGGCTTCCGTGCCCTGCGCGAGCGGTTCGGGCGGATCGACGTCGCGGCGCTCCCGATCGGCGCCTACGAGCCGGCCGAGATCATGCGCTTCGTGCACCTCGATCCCGATGAGGCGGTGCGCGCCGCGCTCGACCTCGAGGCGCGGCACACGGTCGCCATGCACTGGGGGACGTTCGACCTGACCGACGAGCCGCCGGACGAGCCGCCGCGCCGGTTCCGCGCCGCGGCGGAGGCCGCGAACCTCGGCCCCGACCGGGCGTGGGTGCTCGCCGTCGGAGAGACGCGGCGATGGTGA
- a CDS encoding PDZ domain-containing protein has protein sequence MGRSPLALAAVLLGAGFAAAASGASGFAFNPVSVQLGVRLIETTAQLREALGVEADRGALVLEVDPEGPARKAGLRAGDVLTRVAGKPVGDAADVLDAVDDHVPGDKVPVDYVRHGKVESTRVALAPARGSRMRLGRWSFQVPGFELPPDVERELRRFRERVERQLKDLDERLRRLESDERPDRTGY, from the coding sequence ATGGGCCGGTCGCCTCTCGCTCTTGCGGCGGTCCTGCTCGGCGCCGGGTTCGCAGCGGCCGCGTCGGGCGCCTCGGGCTTCGCGTTCAACCCCGTCTCCGTGCAGCTCGGGGTGCGGCTCATCGAAACGACCGCGCAGCTTCGCGAGGCCCTCGGCGTCGAGGCTGACCGCGGCGCGCTCGTCCTCGAGGTCGACCCCGAGGGTCCCGCGCGCAAGGCAGGTCTCCGGGCGGGGGATGTGTTGACGCGCGTCGCCGGGAAACCGGTGGGGGACGCGGCAGACGTCCTCGATGCCGTCGACGACCACGTGCCAGGCGACAAGGTCCCCGTCGACTACGTGCGCCACGGCAAGGTCGAGAGTACCCGGGTGGCGCTCGCGCCGGCCCGCGGCTCGCGCATGCGCCTCGGCCGCTGGTCCTTCCAGGTCCCCGGCTTCGAGTTGCCCCCGGACGTGGAGCGGGAGCTCCGCCGCTTCCGGGAGCGCGTCGAGCGCCAGCTGAAGGATCTCGACGAGCGGCTGCGCCGCCTGGAGAGCGACGAGCGTCCCGACCGAACGGGATACTAG
- a CDS encoding regulator, with amino-acid sequence MSSDPATVATLEAFADTLIPGEKRSPTDRAIAGAASGPGAVQAGALDMMGFPAAGAGPALPALAAGLNARATAFAAAHGIVLDPTVPPLVSLDFAQRTALLVQILDGNDPDQLAYFALAGLAFIAYHTAGHLHLADAVRGGHPGLAAIGFPQPDPDDLWRFPEFSYGRQLASTDPRTTRGGNPP; translated from the coding sequence GTGTCGAGCGACCCGGCCACCGTGGCAACGCTCGAGGCGTTCGCCGACACCCTCATCCCGGGCGAGAAGCGCTCGCCCACCGATCGTGCCATCGCTGGCGCCGCATCCGGCCCCGGCGCGGTACAGGCGGGCGCGCTCGATATGATGGGCTTCCCCGCGGCCGGGGCGGGTCCGGCCCTTCCCGCGCTGGCAGCGGGGCTCAACGCACGCGCGACAGCCTTCGCGGCCGCGCACGGCATCGTGCTCGACCCCACCGTTCCGCCGCTCGTGTCGCTCGACTTCGCGCAGCGCACGGCGCTCCTCGTCCAGATCCTCGACGGCAACGATCCCGACCAGCTCGCCTACTTCGCGCTCGCGGGCCTGGCCTTCATCGCCTACCACACGGCCGGGCACCTCCACCTCGCCGACGCCGTGCGCGGCGGGCATCCGGGCCTGGCGGCCATCGGGTTCCCGCAACCCGACCCCGACGACCTCTGGCGCTTTCCCGAGTTCTCCTACGGGCGGCAGCTCGCCAGTACGGACCCGCGGACCACGAGGGGCGGCAATCCTCCCTGA
- a CDS encoding GMC family oxidoreductase has protein sequence MMAVETRDVVVIGTGFGGSIPGYYLAAGGASVVMLERGPRLGTEEFTHDLQIGTYTRIVDLIRNDGVEVAAGNCVGGSSVVYFAASLRAPSFVFERSGTLGRRIWPATISRRTLDHWYERVERILPVSEQPWEQIPYAGGVWAAACSRAGHTCNPVPVAVDLGRCTNCNFMLNGCRFGAKRSMLLNYIPAAEACGAEIRPLHEVESIGPASTPGYRYAVNYLQLDPDDYRVSTGGGTIEAKLVILAAGAMGTPVILQRSAPLLGPMPAAVGRHFSPNGDRVSMALLDETKVHDLLGLERAPGVAYDAYFVGRPITTITYDYLDATLPEFERFSLEQIYFPPIVNIVPEDGIDGPPVWFGVDKRTLTSRWRSWLSVLHMTEDNNEGVFGPPPPTGNFVRISVAAGVGQITYQVSPETQRGFDLSDAATRAIVEQDGLGRHLLWLGDRNTLSAHPLSSCRMGDDPATSALDDRNELRGHPGIFVTDASAVPTSLCVNPSLTVAALAERASALLLRRAGDYGVTVAPGSARWW, from the coding sequence CTGATGGCGGTCGAGACGAGAGACGTAGTGGTGATCGGCACCGGCTTCGGCGGGTCCATCCCCGGCTACTACCTCGCCGCCGGCGGCGCCAGTGTCGTCATGCTCGAGCGCGGCCCGCGCCTGGGCACCGAGGAGTTCACCCACGACCTCCAGATCGGCACCTACACGCGCATCGTCGACCTGATCCGCAACGACGGCGTCGAAGTGGCTGCGGGCAACTGCGTGGGCGGGTCGAGCGTCGTGTACTTCGCGGCCTCGCTGCGCGCGCCGAGCTTCGTCTTCGAGCGCAGCGGGACGCTCGGGCGCCGCATCTGGCCGGCGACGATCAGCCGACGGACGCTCGATCACTGGTACGAGCGCGTGGAGCGCATCCTCCCGGTGAGCGAGCAGCCCTGGGAGCAGATCCCCTATGCGGGCGGCGTGTGGGCCGCGGCCTGCAGTCGCGCCGGGCACACCTGCAACCCGGTGCCGGTCGCGGTGGACCTCGGGCGCTGCACCAACTGCAACTTCATGCTGAACGGCTGCCGCTTCGGCGCCAAGCGCTCGATGCTCCTCAACTACATCCCCGCCGCGGAGGCGTGCGGCGCGGAGATCCGCCCGCTGCACGAGGTCGAGTCGATCGGGCCGGCCTCGACCCCCGGCTACCGCTACGCCGTCAACTATCTGCAGCTCGACCCGGACGACTACCGCGTCTCGACCGGCGGCGGCACGATCGAGGCGAAGCTCGTGATCCTCGCCGCCGGCGCCATGGGCACGCCGGTCATCCTCCAGCGCTCGGCGCCCCTGCTCGGCCCGATGCCCGCGGCGGTCGGGCGCCATTTCTCCCCCAACGGCGACCGGGTGTCGATGGCGCTCCTCGACGAGACGAAGGTGCACGACCTCCTCGGCCTCGAGCGCGCCCCGGGCGTTGCGTACGACGCCTACTTCGTCGGCCGGCCGATCACGACGATCACCTACGACTACCTCGATGCGACGCTCCCGGAGTTCGAGCGGTTCTCGCTCGAGCAGATCTACTTCCCGCCCATCGTGAACATCGTGCCCGAGGACGGGATCGACGGCCCGCCGGTGTGGTTCGGCGTCGACAAGCGGACGCTCACCTCGCGCTGGCGCTCCTGGCTCTCGGTGCTCCACATGACCGAGGACAACAACGAGGGCGTCTTCGGCCCGCCGCCGCCGACGGGCAACTTCGTGCGCATCTCGGTCGCGGCCGGGGTCGGCCAGATCACCTACCAGGTCTCGCCCGAGACGCAGCGGGGCTTCGACCTCTCGGACGCCGCGACCCGCGCCATCGTCGAGCAGGACGGCCTCGGACGGCACCTCCTCTGGCTGGGCGACCGCAACACGCTCAGCGCCCACCCGCTCTCGTCGTGCCGCATGGGCGACGACCCGGCCACCTCGGCCCTCGACGACCGGAACGAGCTGCGCGGCCACCCCGGCATCTTCGTGACCGACGCCTCC